One segment of Marvinbryantia formatexigens DSM 14469 DNA contains the following:
- the ytvI gene encoding sporulation integral membrane protein YtvI, with translation MEKKKALLWNAAYYGLFAVLVCLAWRYLYPALMPFILAFAIAFLIRKLAGKLPCKGKWTATLLLALFYVIFFGTIFLGGSKMIGTVAGFITNLPELYRTQIVPFLDGVSGDIGSILGKTDASLAGEIQKGIQQMIQSMGENLSSLSMNILTGLSEFVTGIPALVVKVIVMVVASFYMTADYDRIMAAAGKYLPEKVKRTVRTVKEHGGNTLKAYLKSYFLLFLITFAELAAGLWLLRIPYAPLIALAIAVFDILPVLGTGGILLPWTAVLLVMGNYPMAAGILVLYIVIVIVRNTLEPKIVGKQVGLHPLVTLVAMFTGLQLGGLPGIILAPMGVVILVNMGKSGVIREFWRKTGQTEENGTQEQKGE, from the coding sequence ATGGAAAAAAAGAAAGCTTTGTTATGGAACGCTGCTTATTATGGTTTATTTGCCGTACTGGTCTGTCTGGCATGGAGATATCTGTATCCCGCCCTGATGCCCTTTATTCTGGCCTTTGCCATTGCATTCCTGATCCGGAAACTCGCAGGGAAGCTTCCCTGTAAAGGAAAATGGACGGCAACCCTCTTGCTGGCACTTTTTTATGTGATTTTTTTTGGAACAATCTTTCTGGGTGGGAGCAAAATGATCGGAACCGTTGCAGGTTTTATTACAAATCTGCCGGAATTGTACCGGACGCAGATCGTACCGTTTCTGGATGGGGTATCCGGGGATATCGGTTCTATACTGGGAAAGACGGACGCATCGCTGGCGGGGGAAATACAAAAAGGTATTCAGCAGATGATCCAGAGCATGGGAGAGAACCTTTCATCGCTGTCCATGAATATACTGACTGGCCTGTCTGAATTTGTGACGGGTATCCCTGCTCTGGTGGTAAAGGTGATCGTGATGGTGGTTGCGTCATTCTACATGACGGCGGATTATGACAGGATCATGGCAGCAGCCGGAAAATATCTGCCCGAAAAAGTGAAGCGTACCGTCCGGACAGTGAAAGAGCATGGAGGGAACACATTGAAGGCGTACCTGAAATCGTATTTTCTATTGTTTCTGATCACATTTGCAGAGCTGGCGGCAGGGCTCTGGCTTCTGCGCATTCCCTATGCACCGCTTATTGCCCTGGCAATTGCGGTTTTCGATATCCTGCCGGTACTGGGGACGGGAGGAATCCTCCTTCCCTGGACGGCAGTGCTGCTGGTCATGGGAAACTATCCAATGGCAGCGGGGATTCTGGTGCTTTATATTGTGATCGTCATTGTCCGGAATACATTGGAGCCGAAAATTGTGGGGAAGCAGGTAGGGCTGCATCCGCTGGTAACGCTGGTCGCCATGTTCACAGGGCTGCAGCTTGGCGGGCTGCCCGGAATCATTCTGGCTCCTATGGGCGTTGTGATCCTGGTGAATATGGGAAAAAGCGGGGTAATACGGGAATTCTGGAGAAAAACAGGACAGACAGAAGAAAATGGAACACAGGAACAGAAAGGGGAATGA
- a CDS encoding radical SAM protein, with amino-acid sequence MAIKENVEVFAVKQALSYLDKDPEKNLPKLLDWFDRFDRKDTLKTQREMIRSVVMDPDNNWHKLVMSLWEDIDPGVRNRFFENFIINGCLLGYQRQKEYKEKYNCNIPWAILLDPTSACNLKCTGCWAAEYGNHMNLTYEEMDDIVNQGVELGTYVYLFTGGEPLVRKKDIIRLCEEHPDCVFSTFTNGTLIDEAFAKEMLRVKNFVPAISIEGFEDATDSRRGNGTYQKIIRAMNILKENRLPFGISCCYTSANAEVIGSEEYFDQMIDMGAKFAWFFTYMPVGKGAVKELMADAAQREMMYHKIREFRQTKPIFTVDFWNDGEYVGGCIAGGRCYCHINANGDIEPCAFIHYSDSNIREKSLLEAYQSPLFMGYHDNQPWNENMLRPCPVLDNPGSLTRIVEESHAKSTDYQNLESAKEFSDKCVETAEKWAPVADRLWEKSHGGCAACGRCGKAENN; translated from the coding sequence ATGGCGATAAAAGAAAATGTAGAAGTATTTGCAGTGAAACAGGCGCTATCTTATCTGGATAAGGATCCGGAGAAGAACCTGCCGAAGCTTTTGGACTGGTTTGACCGTTTCGACCGGAAGGACACGCTGAAAACCCAGAGGGAGATGATCCGCAGCGTGGTCATGGATCCGGATAACAACTGGCATAAGCTGGTCATGAGTCTCTGGGAGGACATCGATCCGGGCGTGAGAAACCGTTTTTTTGAAAACTTTATTATCAACGGCTGCCTTTTAGGTTACCAGCGTCAGAAGGAATATAAGGAAAAATATAACTGCAACATCCCGTGGGCGATTCTTCTGGATCCTACCAGTGCCTGCAACCTGAAATGTACCGGTTGCTGGGCAGCAGAGTACGGAAACCATATGAATCTGACTTATGAGGAGATGGACGATATTGTAAATCAGGGAGTGGAACTTGGTACATATGTTTACTTATTTACCGGCGGGGAGCCGCTTGTGCGGAAAAAAGATATCATCCGTCTCTGCGAAGAGCATCCGGACTGTGTATTTTCGACTTTTACCAATGGCACCCTGATTGATGAGGCGTTTGCAAAGGAAATGCTCCGGGTAAAGAATTTTGTGCCGGCGATCAGTATTGAAGGCTTTGAGGATGCTACGGATTCCAGGAGGGGGAACGGCACTTATCAGAAGATCATCCGTGCCATGAATATTTTAAAGGAAAACAGGCTGCCCTTTGGAATTTCCTGCTGTTACACTTCCGCCAATGCGGAGGTCATCGGCAGTGAAGAATATTTTGACCAGATGATCGATATGGGCGCGAAATTCGCCTGGTTTTTCACCTATATGCCGGTGGGAAAAGGTGCGGTGAAGGAACTGATGGCGGACGCCGCACAGAGGGAAATGATGTACCATAAAATACGGGAGTTCCGCCAGACAAAACCAATCTTTACGGTGGATTTCTGGAACGATGGGGAGTATGTGGGAGGCTGCATCGCCGGAGGACGCTGCTACTGCCATATCAATGCCAACGGCGATATTGAGCCGTGCGCTTTTATTCATTATTCGGATTCCAATATCCGGGAGAAGTCTCTGCTGGAGGCATATCAATCTCCGCTGTTCATGGGTTACCACGACAATCAGCCGTGGAATGAAAACATGCTTCGTCCCTGCCCGGTGCTGGACAATCCCGGAAGCCTGACCAGAATCGTGGAAGAAAGCCATGCAAAAAGTACAGATTATCAAAATCTGGAAAGCGCGAAGGAGTTTTCTGATAAATGTGTGGAGACGGCTGAAAAATGGGCTCCGGTAGCGGATCGTCTCTGGGAGAAATCTCATGGCGGATGCGCAGCCTGCGGACGATGCGGCAAAGCAGAAAATAATTGA
- the cls gene encoding cardiolipin synthase yields the protein MKKAKNTNKLLALCRKILWFLKSRYFFAAFCIVLEFVEILTVFSFLYKYFFPITVAGKLFNAGVLLYLINREETPEFKLPWTFLMLVVPVMGAFAFVVLSSTENSRDLQKRHRASAAKLAPYLKRKDQTELLSEEADREARLQAAYLQRAAGMPCCGNTQITYYRTGQEFYQALLESLERAEQFIFMEYFIIESGSMWDPIYEVLQRKAAQGVEVCLMYDDIGCMGTLPSRYDRIVRRDGIRCMVSNRFRPVLSNVHNNRDHRKITVIDGNTGFTGGINLADEYINAVEKFGYWKDTAVKLEGDAVGSLTALFLSFWNTQCEKTEDTLDYGIYMETSEDTLDYGIYMETSEEKKTGEGAVIPFGDGPDLLYPESIGKNVYLNIIHTAREYLYITSPYLICDHEILNSLRLAAGKGVDVRIIVPHIPDKQIVFLMTQSNYPSLIQAGVKIYEYTPGFIHAKNFVCDDRFAVCGTINLDYRSLAHHYECGVWMYRTGCIGNMKEDFRKTLEASQEILLEQARLKLWKRLPAETLKLFTPLF from the coding sequence GTGAAAAAAGCGAAAAATACAAATAAGCTACTGGCGCTTTGCCGGAAAATTTTATGGTTCTTAAAATCCAGGTACTTTTTTGCAGCATTCTGCATTGTATTGGAATTTGTGGAGATACTGACGGTATTTTCCTTCCTGTATAAATATTTCTTTCCAATCACCGTTGCGGGAAAGCTTTTCAATGCAGGCGTGCTGCTTTATCTGATCAATCGGGAGGAAACGCCGGAATTTAAGCTGCCTTGGACTTTTCTGATGCTGGTTGTCCCGGTAATGGGCGCTTTTGCTTTTGTGGTGCTTTCCAGCACGGAAAACAGCAGGGATCTGCAGAAAAGGCACAGAGCGTCTGCGGCGAAGCTGGCGCCGTATCTGAAACGGAAGGATCAGACGGAACTCCTGTCAGAGGAAGCGGACAGGGAAGCAAGGCTGCAGGCGGCTTACCTTCAGCGGGCAGCGGGAATGCCATGCTGCGGGAATACGCAGATAACCTATTACAGAACCGGGCAGGAGTTTTATCAGGCATTGCTGGAGAGCCTGGAGCGTGCAGAGCAGTTTATCTTTATGGAATATTTTATTATTGAAAGCGGCAGTATGTGGGACCCCATTTATGAGGTCCTGCAAAGAAAAGCGGCACAGGGGGTGGAAGTCTGCCTGATGTATGACGATATCGGATGTATGGGAACCCTTCCGTCACGGTACGACCGCATAGTGCGCAGGGATGGCATCCGGTGTATGGTGTCAAACCGTTTCAGGCCGGTGCTGTCAAATGTACATAATAACCGGGACCACCGGAAGATCACGGTGATTGACGGAAATACAGGTTTTACCGGCGGAATTAACCTGGCGGACGAATACATCAACGCCGTGGAAAAATTCGGATACTGGAAGGATACGGCGGTAAAGCTGGAGGGTGACGCTGTGGGAAGCCTGACGGCGTTATTTTTAAGCTTCTGGAATACCCAGTGTGAAAAAACAGAGGATACCCTTGATTATGGAATCTATATGGAAACATCAGAGGATACCCTTGATTATGGAATCTATATGGAAACATCAGAGGAAAAGAAAACAGGGGAGGGAGCGGTAATCCCGTTCGGGGATGGTCCGGACCTGTTATATCCGGAAAGCATTGGGAAAAATGTCTATCTGAATATCATCCATACAGCCAGGGAGTACCTTTATATCACCAGCCCCTATCTGATCTGCGATCATGAAATATTAAACAGCCTCCGGCTTGCAGCGGGGAAAGGGGTGGACGTGCGGATTATCGTGCCTCATATCCCGGATAAGCAGATCGTGTTTTTGATGACACAATCAAATTATCCGTCCCTGATCCAGGCGGGAGTAAAAATCTATGAATACACGCCGGGGTTTATTCATGCCAAAAACTTTGTGTGTGACGACCGGTTTGCAGTATGCGGGACAATTAATCTGGATTACCGCTCCCTTGCGCACCATTATGAATGCGGCGTCTGGATGTACCGGACGGGCTGTATTGGGAATATGAAGGAGGATTTCCGAAAAACCCTGGAGGCATCCCAGGAGATTTTGTTGGAACAGGCGCGCCTGAAGCTCTGGAAGCGTCTTCCGGCGGAAACTTTGAAGCTGTTTACCCCACTTTTTTAA
- a CDS encoding NAD-dependent epimerase/dehydratase family protein codes for MEKTMYLVTGAAGFLGSHVCDELLSRGDRVRALVLPGDKSVKYIPDEVEIVEGNLCDMASLENFFTVPKGSASVVIHCASMVTTNAEFNQKLVDVNVGGTRNMIEQCLKHPECKKMVYVSSTGAIPEQSKGTPIRETKRFTPIDEERQVGCYSQTKAMATQAVLDACREKGLKACVVHPSGILGPKDYAIGETTGTVIKIMNGKMPVGMGGSFNLCDVRDLAYGCVAAADKGRIGECYILGNKEVTLKEMCRMLHAASGCRTPYFYVPIGMAYKLAAQMEKKSKKTGEKPLMTNFAVYNLARNNEFDYSKAEKELGYHTRPYEETLKDEAEWLMAEGYIRCGMTEQ; via the coding sequence ATGGAGAAGACAATGTATCTGGTAACAGGCGCGGCAGGATTTTTGGGAAGCCATGTATGTGATGAACTTCTGTCAAGGGGGGACCGCGTGCGTGCTCTGGTCCTGCCGGGCGATAAATCCGTAAAATATATTCCGGATGAGGTGGAAATCGTGGAAGGAAACCTGTGCGACATGGCATCCCTGGAAAACTTTTTTACGGTACCAAAGGGAAGCGCATCTGTGGTCATCCACTGCGCGAGCATGGTTACTACAAACGCGGAATTTAACCAGAAGCTGGTGGACGTCAATGTAGGCGGAACCCGGAACATGATCGAACAGTGCCTGAAGCATCCGGAATGTAAAAAAATGGTATATGTAAGCTCTACCGGAGCCATTCCGGAGCAGTCCAAGGGGACGCCTATCCGTGAGACGAAGAGATTTACTCCGATTGATGAAGAACGGCAGGTAGGGTGCTACAGCCAGACAAAGGCGATGGCTACGCAGGCAGTGCTGGATGCATGCAGGGAGAAGGGGCTGAAGGCATGCGTGGTCCATCCCAGCGGGATCCTGGGACCGAAGGATTACGCAATCGGAGAAACGACAGGGACTGTGATCAAGATCATGAACGGCAAAATGCCTGTGGGAATGGGCGGCTCTTTTAATCTCTGCGATGTGCGTGACCTGGCTTATGGCTGCGTGGCGGCAGCGGATAAGGGCAGGATCGGGGAGTGTTATATCCTGGGAAACAAAGAGGTAACGTTAAAGGAAATGTGCCGGATGCTCCATGCCGCCAGCGGATGCAGGACGCCATATTTCTATGTACCCATTGGAATGGCGTACAAGCTGGCGGCACAGATGGAGAAGAAGTCCAAAAAGACAGGGGAAAAGCCGCTGATGACTAATTTTGCGGTTTACAACCTGGCAAGAAACAACGAGTTTGATTATTCCAAGGCAGAGAAGGAACTGGGTTATCATACAAGGCCTTATGAGGAGACGCTGAAGGATGAAGCCGAGTGGCTGATGGCAGAGGGATATATCAGATGTGGGATGACTGAACAATAA